The Macaca thibetana thibetana isolate TM-01 chromosome 11, ASM2454274v1, whole genome shotgun sequence genome window below encodes:
- the C11H12orf29 gene encoding uncharacterized protein C12orf29 homolog isoform X1, with product MKRLGSVQRKMPCVFVTEVKEEPSAKREHQPFKVLATETISHKALDADIYSAIPTEKVDGTCCYVTTYKDQPYLWARLDRKPNKQAEKRFKNFLHSKENPKEFFWNVEEDFKPAPECWIPAKEIEQINGNPVPDENGHIPGWVPVEKNNKQYCWHSSVVNYEFEIALVLKHHPDDSGLLEISAVPLSDLLEQTLELIGTNINGNPYGLGSKKHPLHLLIPHGAFQVRNLPSLKHNDLLSWFEGCKEGKIEGIVWHCSDGCLIKVHRHHLGLCWPIPDTYMNSKPVIINMNLNKCDSAFDIRCLFNHFSKIDNQKFARLKDIIFDV from the exons ccATTTAAAGTTTTGGCAACTGAAACTATAAGTCACAAGGCATTAGATGCAGATATATACAGTGCAATTCCAACAGAAAAAGTGGATGGAACATGTTGTTATGTTACTACCTATAAAG ATCAGCCATACCTTTGGGCTCGACTAGATAGAAAACCCAACAAACAAGctgaaaaaagatttaaaaattttctacattcaaaagaaaacccaaaag aatttttttggaACGTTGAGGAGGACTTCAAACCAGCTCCAGAGTGCTGGATACCAGCAAAGGAAATAGAACAAATAAATGGGAACCCAGTGCCTGATGAAAATGGACACATTCCTG GTTGGGTACCagtagagaaaaacaacaaacagtaTTGCTGGCATTCCTCTGTAGTTAATTATGAATTTGAAATTGCCCTGGTACTAAAACATCATCCTGATGATTCTGGACTTTTGGAAATTAGTGCAGTGCCACTTTCAGATCTCTTAGAACAAACACTGGAGCTCATAGGAACAAATATCAATGGAAACCCATATG GGCTAGGGAGCAAGAAACATCCATTACATCTTCTTATACCACATGGAGCATTTCAAGTAAGAAATCTACCTTCATTGAAGCACAATGATCTCTTGTCCTGGTTTGAAGGTTGCAAAGAGGGTAAAATTGAAGGAATAGTATGGCATTGCAGTGATGGCTGTTTAATAAAG gtcCATCGCCATCATCTTGGCTTATGCTGGCCAATTCCAGATACTTACATGAATTCAAAACCAGTTATTATCAACATGAACCTGAACAAATGTGACTCTGCCTTTGATATTAGGTGTTTGtttaatcatttttcaaaaatagataaTCAGAAATTTGCTAGACTCAAAGATATAATATTTGatgtataa